The following coding sequences are from one Pseudonocardia sp. HH130630-07 window:
- a CDS encoding LacI family DNA-binding transcriptional regulator: protein MAARGRPTLREVAERAGVSARTVSNVVNSGVPVRPETRARVEQVIAELGYRPNLAARRLRSGRSHTVGLALPGLTVPYFREFTDSMLAAAHRHGMSLLVAQTGGDADRERSVARDPYFRHVDGIVLAAVSLGHDDVPALSGPVPVLVAATSFRPAGVDTVDTDAAGAARAVVEHLYDGGRRAIAAVVPGDAGRPTEQDERYRGYVAALHAAGLTVDPRRVVGAGAVTPSSGARAVRTLLDRAPETDAVFALGDALGLGVLRGLRDAGRTVPDDVAVVGFGDVPESAHSNPTLSSVDPGQQEIAGRSVALIAGGLAGPPGAAGRAVLRETVGFRLVVRESSRAPGA from the coding sequence GTGGCCGCCCGCGGGCGTCCGACCCTGCGGGAGGTCGCGGAGCGGGCCGGGGTGTCCGCCCGCACCGTGTCGAACGTGGTCAACTCGGGCGTCCCGGTCCGGCCGGAGACCCGGGCCCGGGTCGAGCAGGTGATCGCCGAGCTCGGCTACCGCCCGAACCTGGCCGCGCGCCGGTTGCGGTCCGGTCGCTCGCACACCGTCGGGCTGGCCCTGCCCGGCCTGACCGTGCCGTACTTCCGCGAGTTCACCGACTCGATGCTGGCGGCGGCGCACCGGCACGGGATGTCGCTGCTGGTCGCCCAGACCGGCGGCGACGCCGACCGGGAGCGCTCCGTCGCCAGGGACCCGTACTTCCGCCACGTCGACGGCATCGTCCTGGCCGCGGTCTCGCTCGGGCACGACGACGTACCGGCGCTGTCCGGGCCGGTACCGGTGCTCGTGGCGGCGACCTCGTTCCGGCCCGCCGGGGTGGACACCGTGGACACCGACGCCGCGGGTGCGGCCCGCGCCGTGGTCGAGCACCTGTACGACGGTGGACGGCGGGCGATCGCCGCGGTCGTGCCCGGTGACGCCGGGCGGCCGACCGAGCAGGACGAGCGCTACCGCGGCTACGTCGCCGCCCTGCACGCGGCGGGCCTGACCGTCGACCCGCGCCGGGTGGTCGGCGCCGGCGCGGTCACGCCGTCCTCGGGTGCCCGCGCGGTCCGCACCCTGCTGGACCGCGCCCCCGAGACCGATGCGGTGTTCGCACTCGGCGACGCGCTCGGGCTCGGCGTCCTGCGGGGGCTGCGCGACGCCGGGCGCACGGTCCCGGATGACGTGGCCGTGGTCGGCTTCGGCGACGTGCCGGAGTCCGCGCACAGCAACCCGACGCTCAGCTCGGTGGACCCGGGCCAGCAGGAGATCGCCGGGCGCAGCGTCGCCCTGATCGCCGGGGGCCTGGCCGGACCACCGGGTGCCGCCGGACGCGCAGTCCTGCGGGAGACCGTCGGTTTCCGGCTCGTCGTGCGGGAGTCCTCACGTGCCCCGGGGGCCTGA
- a CDS encoding XRE family transcriptional regulator, which yields MPDDQRERPEWASRLRRARDARGWSQGDAVRALRTHAGSPLPDGLTDQWKRWERGRNRPDEFYRPLIAAALGTVVESLFPEERPRPPERNTEDLLLARSGMGTDELVERLRRSALDTATLDALAFTVEQFCCGYARRDPLDLLSETRRWLSRVAGLLERRTTFAEHRDLLDAAGQLTLLAGCLEYDAGRAGPAEATRRAALALGTEAGNPQVTGWAHEMRAWFALTGGRHREVIDAAHAGQDAAPGRSVAVQLHAQEAKAWARIGDRRNVHTALEQGRSLLDALPAPDRPDHHFVVDPQKYDFYAMDCHRLIGDDALAGLLATEVLRRSGPDGCAPSPMRAAEAEITLAVVAARRDDLDAALVHGTNALDGARRSAPSLRMVGTELATALEDRFPVDSRATDFRRVLDEVTAPV from the coding sequence GTGCCCGACGATCAGCGTGAACGTCCGGAGTGGGCGTCCCGCCTGCGCCGCGCACGGGACGCCAGGGGCTGGTCGCAGGGCGACGCCGTCCGGGCGCTGCGGACGCACGCCGGCTCCCCGCTGCCGGACGGCCTGACCGATCAGTGGAAGCGGTGGGAGCGCGGCCGCAACCGCCCGGACGAGTTCTACCGCCCGTTGATCGCCGCGGCGCTCGGCACCGTCGTCGAGTCGTTGTTCCCCGAGGAACGCCCGCGGCCGCCGGAGCGGAACACCGAGGATCTCCTGCTCGCCCGCAGCGGTATGGGGACCGACGAACTCGTCGAGCGGCTACGGCGGTCCGCACTCGACACCGCCACCCTGGACGCGCTGGCGTTCACCGTCGAGCAGTTCTGCTGCGGCTACGCCCGCCGGGACCCGCTCGACCTGCTGTCGGAGACCCGCCGGTGGCTGTCGCGGGTGGCCGGCCTGCTGGAGCGGCGGACCACGTTCGCCGAGCACCGTGACCTGCTCGACGCGGCCGGGCAGCTCACCCTGCTCGCCGGTTGCCTGGAGTACGACGCGGGCCGGGCCGGGCCGGCGGAGGCCACCCGGCGCGCCGCGCTGGCACTCGGTACGGAGGCCGGCAACCCGCAGGTCACGGGCTGGGCGCACGAGATGAGGGCCTGGTTCGCGCTGACCGGCGGGCGGCACCGCGAGGTCATCGACGCGGCGCACGCCGGGCAGGACGCCGCACCGGGCCGCTCGGTCGCGGTCCAGCTGCACGCCCAGGAGGCCAAGGCGTGGGCCCGGATCGGCGACCGCCGCAACGTCCACACCGCGCTGGAGCAGGGCCGATCCCTGCTCGACGCGCTCCCGGCGCCGGATCGTCCGGATCACCACTTCGTCGTCGACCCGCAGAAGTACGACTTCTACGCGATGGACTGCCACCGGCTGATCGGCGACGACGCGCTCGCCGGGCTGCTGGCCACGGAGGTGCTGCGGCGGAGCGGCCCGGACGGGTGCGCCCCGTCCCCGATGCGGGCGGCGGAGGCCGAGATCACCCTCGCGGTCGTCGCGGCCCGCCGCGACGATCTCGACGCCGCGCTCGTCCACGGGACGAACGCGCTCGACGGCGCCCGCCGGTCCGCGCCGTCGCTGCGCATGGTCGGTACGGAGCTGGCCACGGCCCTGGAGGACCGGTTCCCCGTGGACTCGCGGGCCACCGACTTCCGGCGCGTACTGGACGAGGTCACCGCCCCCGTCTGA
- the pdxT gene encoding pyridoxal 5'-phosphate synthase glutaminase subunit PdxT, producing MSSPTVGVLALQGNVREHVAALTAAGATAVPVRRQSELAAVDGIVLPGGESTTMSKLLDTFELLDPLRERLRAGLPAYGSCAGMILLADEILDGRPDQHQLGGLDVVVRRNAFGRQVDSFETDLEFDGLTGDPVHAVFIRAPWVEKTGGAVEVLATVPDVNGAGDAAGRPVAVRQGPVLATSFHPELTGDRRVHDLFVRMVRGA from the coding sequence GTGTCCTCCCCGACCGTCGGCGTGCTCGCCCTGCAGGGCAACGTCCGCGAGCACGTCGCAGCCCTGACCGCTGCCGGAGCGACCGCGGTGCCGGTGCGCCGGCAGTCCGAGCTCGCCGCCGTCGACGGCATCGTGCTGCCCGGTGGCGAGTCCACGACCATGTCCAAGCTGCTCGACACCTTCGAGCTGCTCGACCCGCTGCGCGAGCGGCTCCGCGCCGGGCTCCCGGCCTACGGCTCGTGCGCCGGGATGATCCTGCTGGCCGACGAGATCCTCGACGGCCGCCCGGACCAGCACCAGCTCGGCGGGCTCGACGTCGTCGTCCGGCGGAACGCCTTCGGCAGGCAGGTCGACTCGTTCGAGACCGACCTGGAGTTCGACGGCCTGACCGGCGACCCGGTGCATGCGGTGTTCATCCGCGCGCCCTGGGTGGAGAAGACCGGCGGCGCGGTCGAGGTGCTCGCCACCGTTCCGGACGTGAACGGCGCGGGGGACGCGGCCGGGCGCCCGGTCGCGGTCCGGCAGGGCCCGGTGCTGGCGACGTCGTTCCACCCGGAGCTGACCGGCGACCGCCGGGTGCACGACCTGTTCGTGCGCATGGTGCGGGGGGCCTGA
- a CDS encoding MFS transporter → MTRSRTRLEAPARRTVLASFLGSTFEWFDFGLYGVTAALVFDEVFFPTESIAIGSLLALTTVAVGFLTRPIGGLVFGHFGDRVGRKKLLVLTMLLMGIPTFAIGLLPGYATIGAAAPVLLLVMRILQGIGLGGEYAGAALATTESVPGDRRGFFGSIPQIGNPVGGILGTLLVLLCTTLSTPEQFRDWVWRLPFLFSGILLVYALWARRRLTESDDFTALAKQGGVQRAPLVTVLRDHWRPLLLGLGARSADAVTGNIAGPVLTTYIVTYLGQSDSIGLIGTVIPSILAVPVMLYLGSLGDRFGAQRTFVVGVLSMALATFPMFGLLSTASLPLMVLGISIFRLCNCSQFAVQSVFLADVFPTEVRYTALSFVYQVSAIFGGLTPPVAFAILVASGGSPWWLATGIVGVVLLSAACGAAMRTTSPAAATATAVH, encoded by the coding sequence ATGACACGGTCACGGACCCGGCTGGAGGCGCCGGCCCGGCGCACGGTGCTGGCGAGCTTCCTCGGCTCGACCTTCGAATGGTTCGACTTCGGGCTCTACGGCGTCACCGCCGCGCTGGTGTTCGACGAGGTCTTCTTCCCGACCGAGAGCATCGCGATCGGCTCGCTGCTGGCGCTGACCACCGTCGCCGTCGGCTTCCTGACCCGCCCGATCGGCGGCCTGGTCTTCGGGCACTTCGGCGACCGGGTCGGGCGCAAGAAGCTGCTCGTCCTCACGATGCTGCTGATGGGCATCCCGACGTTCGCGATCGGTCTGCTGCCCGGGTACGCGACGATCGGCGCGGCCGCACCGGTGCTGCTGCTGGTCATGCGGATCCTGCAGGGCATCGGGCTGGGCGGCGAGTACGCGGGCGCCGCGCTCGCCACCACCGAGTCGGTGCCGGGGGACCGGCGCGGGTTCTTCGGGTCGATCCCGCAGATCGGCAACCCGGTCGGCGGGATCCTCGGGACCCTGCTCGTGCTGCTGTGCACCACGCTGTCCACCCCCGAACAGTTCCGGGACTGGGTGTGGCGGCTGCCGTTCCTGTTCAGCGGGATCCTGCTGGTCTACGCGCTGTGGGCCCGGCGCCGGCTGACCGAGAGCGACGACTTCACCGCGCTCGCGAAGCAGGGCGGCGTGCAGAGGGCGCCGCTGGTGACCGTGCTCCGCGACCACTGGCGGCCGCTGCTGCTGGGCCTGGGCGCGCGTTCGGCGGACGCCGTGACCGGCAACATCGCCGGGCCCGTCCTGACCACCTACATCGTGACCTACCTGGGGCAGAGCGACAGCATCGGTCTGATCGGCACCGTCATCCCGAGCATCCTGGCCGTGCCGGTGATGCTCTACCTCGGGTCCCTCGGCGACCGCTTCGGCGCGCAGCGGACCTTCGTCGTCGGGGTGCTGTCGATGGCGCTGGCCACGTTCCCGATGTTCGGGCTGCTCTCGACGGCGTCGTTGCCGCTGATGGTGCTCGGCATCTCGATCTTCCGGCTCTGCAACTGCTCGCAGTTCGCGGTGCAGAGCGTCTTCCTCGCCGACGTGTTCCCGACCGAGGTCCGCTACACCGCGCTGTCGTTCGTCTACCAGGTCAGCGCGATCTTCGGTGGCCTCACCCCGCCGGTCGCGTTCGCGATCCTCGTGGCGTCCGGCGGCTCGCCGTGGTGGCTGGCGACCGGGATCGTCGGGGTGGTGCTGCTCAGCGCGGCCTGCGGTGCGGCGATGCGGACCACCTCGCCGGCTGCGGCCACGGCGACCGCCGTCCACTGA
- a CDS encoding YebC/PmpR family DNA-binding transcriptional regulator — protein sequence MSGHSKWATTKHKKAVIDARRGKMFAKLIKNIEVAARTGGGDPEGNPTLYDAIQKAKKSSVPNDNIDRAVKRGSGADAGGADYQSITYEGYGPNGVAVLVECLTDNRNRAATEVRTAMTRNGGTMADPGSVAYLFSRKGVVVLPKGELSEDDVLMAVLDAGAEEVNDLGENWEVVSEATDVVAVRTALQDGGIDYDSAEATFIPSMQVELDVDGARKVFRLIEALEDSDEVQNVYANFDVSDEVMAEVD from the coding sequence ATGAGCGGCCACTCCAAGTGGGCGACGACCAAGCACAAGAAGGCCGTGATCGACGCCCGCCGCGGCAAGATGTTCGCCAAGCTGATCAAGAACATCGAGGTCGCGGCGCGCACCGGCGGCGGTGACCCCGAGGGCAACCCGACGCTCTACGACGCCATCCAGAAGGCGAAGAAGAGCTCGGTCCCGAACGACAACATCGACCGCGCGGTCAAGCGTGGTTCCGGTGCCGACGCCGGTGGTGCCGACTACCAGTCGATCACCTACGAGGGGTACGGGCCGAACGGCGTCGCGGTGCTCGTCGAGTGCCTGACCGACAACCGCAACCGCGCCGCGACCGAGGTCCGTACCGCCATGACCCGCAACGGCGGCACCATGGCCGACCCGGGCTCGGTGGCCTACCTGTTCTCCCGCAAGGGCGTCGTCGTGCTGCCCAAGGGCGAGCTGTCCGAGGACGACGTGCTGATGGCCGTGCTCGACGCGGGCGCGGAGGAGGTCAACGACCTCGGCGAGAACTGGGAGGTCGTGTCCGAGGCGACCGACGTCGTCGCGGTGCGCACCGCGCTGCAGGACGGCGGGATCGACTACGACTCCGCGGAGGCGACGTTCATCCCCTCCATGCAGGTGGAGCTGGACGTCGACGGTGCCCGCAAGGTCTTCCGGCTGATCGAGGCGCTGGAGGACTCCGACGAGGTGCAGAACGTGTACGCCAACTTCGACGTGTCCGACGAGGTCATGGCCGAGGTCGACTGA
- a CDS encoding DUF1490 family protein: protein MLGAVAGKAVGLVVSGLAGAVAYDGVKKVVRSGAVREAAVSATAWGLRGARAAETGAERARLAGADIVSEARERIGEQAPPPGSGQGHGHEH, encoded by the coding sequence GTGCTCGGAGCTGTGGCAGGCAAGGCGGTCGGGCTGGTCGTGAGCGGCCTGGCCGGCGCGGTCGCGTACGACGGCGTCAAGAAGGTCGTGCGCTCCGGCGCGGTCCGCGAGGCGGCCGTCTCCGCCACCGCGTGGGGGCTGCGCGGTGCCCGCGCCGCCGAGACCGGCGCCGAACGCGCCCGGCTGGCCGGTGCGGACATCGTCAGCGAGGCCCGGGAGCGGATCGGCGAGCAGGCCCCGCCCCCCGGCTCCGGCCAGGGACACGGCCACGAGCACTGA
- a CDS encoding sulfatase-like hydrolase/transferase: MPDTRPDIVVVLTDQQRADHSAREGHPLDTTPFADELAREGTWFDRAYTTSPLCSPARTSLWTGRYPTAHRVTQNAAREHAVTGADLFGEARAAGYTTAMVGKNHTWLGPADTDHWAEYTHDGQATGEPGPAEREFDAWLAGLRHRTPDGSTPFPVRVQLPHRIVDDALQWATTVADDRPMLLVVSFPEPHNPYQVPEPYASMFPPGDLPPVTAGAEVLADKPFAWRYLREIGERSVGDYEAAIAPSRSHYAGMLRLIDDEVRRLHDGLAARHTRHERLVVLTSDHGDFAGDYGLVRKGAEIPDVLARVPLVVHGDGVAPGTGSRRDHVSLADLMPTFCEVMGRDLPPGTQGRSLRPMLAGEPYPVAEFASAYTEQGMGGLPYGPDDVGTDHPGLIYDEPGAAPRWDELNAVTQSGRRRRVRSGDWSLQADVTGEFRLCHLPGDPLELVDRWADPDAAGPREELLRLLAVWQMRAEDPLPVVDGGYRVKRDPRNVVAGPWR, encoded by the coding sequence GTGCCCGACACCCGTCCCGACATCGTCGTCGTCCTCACCGACCAGCAGCGGGCCGACCACAGCGCGCGCGAGGGACACCCGCTCGACACGACGCCGTTCGCCGACGAGCTGGCCCGCGAGGGCACCTGGTTCGACCGGGCGTACACGACCTCGCCGCTGTGCTCCCCGGCCCGCACCAGCCTGTGGACCGGCCGCTACCCGACCGCGCACCGGGTCACCCAGAACGCGGCCCGGGAGCACGCGGTGACCGGTGCCGACCTGTTCGGCGAGGCCAGGGCCGCGGGCTACACGACCGCGATGGTCGGGAAGAACCACACCTGGCTCGGCCCGGCCGACACCGACCACTGGGCCGAGTACACCCACGACGGCCAGGCGACCGGCGAGCCCGGCCCGGCGGAGCGCGAGTTCGACGCCTGGCTCGCCGGCCTGCGCCACCGCACCCCGGACGGCTCCACCCCGTTCCCGGTACGGGTGCAGCTGCCGCACCGCATCGTCGACGACGCGCTGCAGTGGGCCACGACCGTCGCCGACGACCGGCCGATGCTGCTGGTCGTCTCCTTCCCCGAGCCGCACAACCCGTACCAGGTGCCCGAGCCGTACGCCTCGATGTTCCCGCCGGGGGACCTCCCACCGGTGACCGCCGGGGCCGAGGTGCTGGCGGACAAGCCGTTCGCCTGGCGCTACCTGCGCGAGATCGGGGAGCGGTCGGTCGGCGACTACGAGGCGGCGATCGCCCCGTCCCGGTCGCACTACGCCGGGATGCTCCGGCTGATCGACGACGAGGTGCGACGCCTGCACGACGGCCTCGCCGCCCGGCACACCCGGCACGAGCGGCTGGTCGTCCTCACCTCCGACCACGGGGACTTCGCCGGGGACTACGGCCTGGTCCGCAAGGGTGCCGAGATCCCGGACGTGCTGGCCCGCGTCCCGCTGGTCGTACACGGCGACGGGGTCGCACCCGGCACCGGGTCGCGCCGCGACCACGTCTCGCTGGCCGACCTCATGCCGACGTTCTGCGAGGTCATGGGGCGGGACCTGCCGCCGGGGACGCAGGGCCGCAGCCTCCGGCCGATGCTGGCCGGCGAGCCGTACCCGGTCGCCGAGTTCGCCTCGGCCTACACCGAGCAGGGGATGGGCGGGCTGCCCTACGGCCCGGACGACGTCGGCACCGACCATCCCGGTCTGATCTACGACGAGCCGGGCGCCGCGCCCCGGTGGGACGAGCTCAACGCCGTCACCCAGAGCGGCCGGCGGCGCCGGGTACGCAGCGGCGACTGGTCGCTGCAGGCCGACGTGACCGGGGAGTTCCGGTTGTGCCACCTGCCCGGCGATCCCCTGGAACTGGTGGACCGGTGGGCGGACCCGGACGCGGCCGGTCCGCGCGAGGAGCTGCTGCGGCTGCTCGCGGTGTGGCAGATGCGGGCCGAGGACCCGTTGCCCGTCGTCGACGGCGGGTACCGGGTCAAACGGGACCCGCGCAACGTCGTCGCGGGGCCGTGGCGTTGA
- a CDS encoding heavy metal translocating P-type ATPase encodes MSSPDTGVHAVSDAAGRVRFAVPELRGRAALAVAVEDAVDHVTGVRQVHAYPRTGNVVVWYRTGCDRTELVEAIGKGLGADPGATAARTPRSADTHTGELTRLIVGGIALAALGVRRYGLRRPPVLGTAGRTAATGVTIFTGYPFLRGALRALTGGRGAGTDALVSAATLASLVLRENVVALTVLWLLNIGEYLQDLTLRRSRRAISELLTGATTRTWTRVVSPDGTATEFEVDIADLALGDEVVLHERIVLPVDGEVVEGDGVVDQAAITGEQLPVAVGPGTALHAGSVLLRGRLVVRATAVGADTAIGRIIDRVEQAQDDRAPIQTVGENFSRRFVPASFLLAGLTLVATRDLRRAMTMLLVACPCAVGLSTPTAISAAIGNGARRGILVKGGAHLEAAGRVDAVVFDKTGTLTQGRPVVTNVISFHDDWTPEQVLAYSASSEIHSRHPLAQAVIRSTEERRIEIPPHEECEVLLGQGMRVQADGRVLLIGSRELLRAQGVAVNRRAADWVRRLQRASETPLLLAVDGALVGLVSLRDTVRPEAREVLDRLRADGVTRIVMLTGDHPRTAEAVAAELGIEEFRAEVMPEQKQDAVRALQAEGHTVAMIGDGTNDAPALALADIGIAMGVAGTDVAVETADVALAADDLNALLDLRDLGRRSITLIRQNYGMSIAVNAAGLVVSAGGALSPVVAAILHNASSVAVVANSSRLIRYRIPAGTR; translated from the coding sequence ATGAGCAGCCCCGACACCGGGGTGCACGCGGTCAGTGACGCGGCGGGCCGGGTCCGGTTCGCGGTGCCGGAGCTGCGCGGCCGGGCCGCGCTGGCGGTCGCCGTCGAGGACGCCGTCGACCACGTCACCGGCGTCCGCCAGGTGCACGCCTACCCGCGGACCGGCAACGTCGTGGTCTGGTACCGGACCGGCTGCGACCGGACCGAGCTCGTCGAGGCGATCGGCAAGGGGCTCGGCGCCGACCCGGGCGCGACCGCGGCCCGCACCCCCCGTTCCGCCGACACCCACACCGGGGAACTGACCCGGCTCATCGTCGGCGGCATCGCACTCGCCGCGCTCGGTGTCCGCCGCTACGGGCTGCGCCGGCCGCCGGTGCTCGGCACGGCCGGCCGTACCGCCGCCACCGGCGTCACGATCTTCACCGGCTACCCGTTCCTGCGCGGTGCGCTGCGCGCGCTGACCGGCGGCCGCGGTGCGGGCACCGACGCGCTCGTCTCGGCGGCGACGCTCGCCAGCCTGGTGCTGCGGGAGAACGTCGTCGCGCTGACCGTGCTGTGGCTGCTCAACATCGGCGAGTACCTGCAGGACCTCACGTTGCGCCGGTCCCGGCGGGCGATCTCGGAGCTGCTCACCGGTGCCACCACCCGCACCTGGACCCGGGTGGTCTCCCCGGACGGCACCGCCACCGAGTTCGAGGTCGACATCGCCGACCTGGCACTGGGCGACGAGGTCGTGCTGCACGAGCGGATCGTGCTGCCGGTCGACGGCGAGGTCGTCGAGGGCGACGGTGTCGTCGACCAGGCCGCGATCACCGGCGAGCAGCTGCCGGTCGCCGTCGGGCCGGGTACCGCCCTGCACGCCGGGTCGGTGCTGCTGCGCGGCCGGCTCGTGGTGCGGGCCACCGCGGTCGGCGCCGACACCGCGATCGGGCGGATCATCGACCGGGTCGAGCAGGCCCAGGACGACCGGGCCCCGATCCAGACGGTCGGCGAGAACTTCTCCCGCCGGTTCGTGCCGGCGTCGTTCCTGCTGGCCGGGCTCACCCTCGTCGCGACCCGGGACCTGCGCCGGGCGATGACGATGCTGCTCGTCGCCTGCCCGTGCGCGGTCGGGCTCTCCACCCCGACCGCGATCAGCGCCGCGATCGGCAACGGCGCCCGGCGCGGGATCCTGGTCAAGGGCGGTGCGCACCTGGAGGCCGCCGGCCGGGTCGACGCGGTCGTGTTCGACAAGACCGGCACCCTCACCCAGGGCCGCCCGGTGGTCACGAACGTCATCTCCTTCCACGACGACTGGACCCCCGAGCAGGTGCTGGCCTACTCGGCGTCCTCGGAGATCCACTCCCGGCACCCGCTGGCCCAGGCCGTCATCCGGTCCACCGAGGAGCGCCGGATCGAGATCCCCCCGCACGAGGAGTGCGAGGTACTGCTCGGACAGGGCATGCGGGTGCAGGCCGACGGGCGGGTGCTGCTCATCGGGTCCCGGGAGCTGCTCCGCGCCCAGGGCGTCGCGGTGAACCGGCGGGCCGCCGACTGGGTGCGCCGGTTGCAGCGCGCCAGCGAGACCCCGCTGCTGCTCGCCGTCGACGGTGCCCTGGTCGGCCTGGTCTCACTGCGCGACACCGTCCGGCCGGAGGCCCGCGAGGTGCTCGACCGGCTGCGTGCCGACGGCGTCACGCGGATCGTCATGCTCACCGGGGACCACCCGCGCACGGCCGAGGCCGTCGCCGCGGAGCTGGGCATCGAGGAGTTCCGGGCCGAGGTCATGCCCGAGCAGAAGCAGGACGCGGTCCGTGCCCTGCAGGCCGAGGGCCACACCGTCGCGATGATCGGGGACGGGACGAACGACGCCCCCGCGCTCGCGCTGGCCGACATCGGCATCGCGATGGGGGTGGCCGGGACCGACGTCGCGGTGGAGACCGCCGACGTCGCGCTGGCCGCCGACGACCTGAACGCCCTGCTCGACCTGCGTGACCTGGGCCGCCGGTCGATCACCCTGATCCGGCAGAACTACGGGATGTCGATCGCGGTGAACGCCGCGGGCCTGGTCGTGTCCGCCGGTGGTGCGCTGTCCCCGGTGGTCGCGGCGATCCTGCACAACGCGTCGAGCGTCGCCGTCGTCGCGAACAGCTCCCGGCTGATCCGCTACCGGATCCCCGCCGGGACCCGCTGA
- a CDS encoding LacI family DNA-binding transcriptional regulator, translating to MPRGPEPVAGPGRIRMRDVAAAVGVSVKTVSEALNGTGQVRDRTRERVLAAAAELGYRPDPVARGLNAARTGMICLALPRLGYGYCAPLAAAVFDAARGMGLSVVLEPTDGDPVRERAAVDGDTRIADGVLLVPHAVTGRELAATVPVTPAVAMGPRRVDGPFDRIHSADEQAGETATRALLDRGCTRIVLLGGSSGESAGARGAGTDAGAAGLRSRGYRRALVSGGLPVVPELVVGDGARQAGDGRAAVAALLAAGVRFDGLLALEEPLAHGALHALRTAGTAVPDAVRVVAFGTGSLAGYATPSITTVEPDVSAMAGRALALLAGRIGGYAGPWRTERTGYTVVHRESTGA from the coding sequence GTGCCCCGGGGGCCTGAGCCGGTGGCCGGGCCCGGCCGGATCCGGATGCGGGACGTGGCGGCGGCCGTCGGCGTCTCGGTGAAGACGGTGTCCGAGGCGCTCAACGGCACCGGCCAGGTGCGCGACCGGACCCGCGAGCGGGTGCTGGCCGCCGCGGCCGAGCTGGGGTACCGGCCGGACCCGGTCGCCCGCGGGCTCAACGCGGCCCGGACCGGCATGATCTGCCTGGCGCTGCCCCGGCTCGGCTACGGCTACTGCGCGCCGCTGGCCGCGGCGGTGTTCGACGCCGCCCGGGGGATGGGCCTGAGCGTCGTCCTGGAGCCGACGGACGGGGACCCGGTCCGGGAACGCGCGGCCGTGGACGGGGACACCCGGATCGCCGACGGCGTGCTGCTGGTCCCGCACGCGGTGACCGGCCGCGAGCTGGCCGCGACGGTGCCCGTGACCCCGGCCGTGGCGATGGGCCCGCGGCGCGTCGACGGTCCGTTCGACCGGATCCACTCGGCCGACGAACAGGCCGGGGAGACCGCGACCCGGGCGCTGCTCGACCGCGGCTGCACCCGGATCGTGCTGCTGGGCGGATCGTCGGGGGAGAGCGCGGGCGCGCGGGGTGCGGGCACCGACGCCGGTGCGGCGGGCCTGCGCAGCCGCGGGTACCGCCGTGCGCTGGTGTCCGGCGGACTGCCCGTCGTGCCCGAGCTGGTCGTGGGCGACGGTGCCCGGCAGGCCGGCGACGGCCGGGCCGCCGTCGCCGCGCTGCTCGCCGCCGGGGTCCGGTTCGACGGCCTGCTCGCACTCGAGGAACCCCTCGCCCACGGTGCGCTGCACGCGCTGCGGACGGCCGGTACGGCGGTGCCGGACGCGGTGCGGGTCGTGGCGTTCGGGACCGGCTCGCTCGCCGGGTACGCCACGCCGAGCATCACCACCGTCGAGCCGGACGTGTCCGCGATGGCCGGCCGCGCCCTCGCGCTGCTCGCCGGGCGGATCGGCGGGTACGCCGGCCCGTGGCGGACCGAGCGGACCGGGTACACCGTGGTCCATCGCGAGTCGACGGGGGCGTGA